One Tolypothrix bouteillei VB521301 DNA window includes the following coding sequences:
- a CDS encoding DUF433 domain-containing protein, with protein sequence MAPYSLNLPLQLQQEAERYASSQGISLEQFIIWAVAEKVGVLNQPVDDPAYPGITYRIGASGTRVSVLRGTGLRVQTLVIASQQWGLSVPEIASEYNLSETQVHEALAFYAAHSQEVDKAIASEQALELHHV encoded by the coding sequence ATGGCACCTTACTCCTTAAATTTACCACTTCAACTACAACAAGAAGCAGAAAGATACGCTAGTAGCCAAGGGATTTCACTGGAGCAATTTATTATTTGGGCTGTAGCGGAGAAAGTCGGTGTTCTCAATCAACCAGTTGACGATCCCGCATACCCAGGAATTACATATCGCATTGGTGCTAGTGGTACAAGAGTTTCTGTACTGCGAGGGACTGGGCTGCGAGTTCAGACGTTAGTTATTGCTAGCCAACAATGGGGGTTGTCTGTTCCAGAGATTGCAAGTGAATATAACTTGAGTGAAACCCAAGTGCATGAAGCTTTAGCTTTCTACGCTGCACACAGTCAAGAGGTCGATAAAGCAATCGCATCCGAGCAAGCGTTGGAATTGCATCATGTCTAA
- the glgA gene encoding glycogen synthase GlgA, with the protein MYIVHLASECAPVIKAGGLGDVVYGLSRELEIRGHCVEIILPKYDCMRYDHIWGLHDAYMNLWVPWYGAAIHCSVYCGWVHGRVCFFIEPHSQDNFFNRGCYYGCDDDNLRFAFFSKAALQFLQQSNKRPDVIHCHDWQTGLVPVMLYEIYQYHGMGHQRVCYTIHNFKHQGFGGAEILRATGLNRLEHYFHYDRLRDNFNPFAINLMKGGIVYSNAVTTVSPHHAWEARCTNIGYGLGHTLHLHQGKFTGILNGIDYDFWNPEIDRYIPHHFSQDNFEEKAKNKKALRERLLLQDVDKPLIAYIGRLDEQKGVHLVHHAMYHAIHNGAQFVLLGSATESGINTHFQHEKRFLNDNPDIHLELGFNEELSHLIYAGADMIVVPSNYEPCGLTQMIGLKYGTVPIVRGVGGLVNTVFDRDYDENKPPEERNGYVFSDSDYHAIESAMDRALKLWYNEPEEFRKLALQGMEYDYSWNQPGEEYVKIYDQIRYQW; encoded by the coding sequence ATGTACATCGTTCACCTTGCCTCAGAATGCGCTCCTGTGATTAAAGCTGGAGGCTTAGGCGATGTCGTTTATGGACTCAGCAGAGAATTGGAAATCCGGGGGCATTGCGTCGAAATTATCCTTCCGAAGTACGACTGTATGCGCTACGACCACATATGGGGGTTGCATGACGCTTACATGAACCTGTGGGTACCCTGGTATGGGGCGGCGATTCACTGTTCGGTCTACTGTGGGTGGGTACATGGGCGAGTGTGTTTCTTTATCGAACCTCACTCACAGGATAATTTCTTTAACCGGGGCTGCTATTACGGTTGCGATGATGACAATCTGCGGTTTGCGTTCTTCAGCAAAGCCGCTTTACAATTTTTGCAACAGAGCAACAAGCGACCTGATGTAATCCACTGCCATGACTGGCAAACGGGCTTAGTTCCGGTAATGCTCTATGAGATTTACCAATATCACGGGATGGGTCATCAACGGGTTTGTTACACCATCCACAACTTCAAGCATCAGGGCTTTGGTGGTGCTGAAATTCTACGAGCAACGGGTTTAAACCGACTAGAACATTACTTCCATTACGATCGCCTGCGAGACAACTTCAACCCCTTTGCCATCAACTTAATGAAAGGGGGGATTGTTTACTCCAATGCAGTCACAACAGTTTCACCCCATCATGCCTGGGAAGCCCGTTGTACTAACATTGGTTACGGGTTGGGTCACACCTTGCACCTGCACCAAGGTAAATTTACTGGAATTTTGAACGGTATTGATTACGATTTCTGGAATCCAGAAATAGACCGTTACATACCCCACCACTTTAGTCAAGATAATTTTGAAGAGAAAGCAAAGAACAAAAAAGCTTTACGAGAACGACTGTTGCTGCAAGATGTCGATAAACCACTGATTGCTTACATTGGTCGTTTGGATGAGCAAAAAGGTGTTCACCTTGTGCATCATGCAATGTACCATGCCATTCACAATGGAGCACAATTTGTGCTGTTAGGTTCGGCAACAGAGTCAGGGATTAATACTCACTTCCAGCACGAGAAACGCTTCTTAAACGACAACCCGGATATTCATCTAGAACTTGGTTTTAACGAAGAATTATCCCACTTGATTTACGCAGGAGCAGACATGATTGTTGTTCCCAGCAATTATGAACCTTGTGGGCTAACTCAGATGATTGGTTTGAAGTACGGTACAGTACCGATAGTTCGGGGAGTGGGTGGGCTAGTCAACACCGTGTTTGACCGAGATTATGACGAAAACAAGCCCCCAGAAGAACGGAATGGTTACGTGTTCTCCGACTCGGATTACCATGCTATTGAGTCAGCAATGGATCGCGCTCTGAAGTTGTGGTACAACGAGCCAGAGGAATTCCGCAAGCTTGCTCTCCAAGGGATGGAGTATGACTACTCTTGGAACCAGCCAGGAGAAGAATACGTGAAGATTTACGACCAGATTCGATATCAGTGGTAG
- a CDS encoding DUF5615 family PIN-like protein, producing MSKPLLHLDADASMRALHTALVNRGHDVTRTPNDWMPLDASDEAQLLGAIAQGRCIFTFNIRDFLVLS from the coding sequence ATGTCTAAACCTCTGCTGCATTTAGATGCGGATGCTTCAATGAGAGCACTACATACAGCTTTGGTAAATCGCGGTCATGATGTCACTCGAACACCTAATGATTGGATGCCTCTAGATGCCAGTGATGAAGCGCAGTTGTTAGGGGCAATAGCTCAAGGACGATGTATTTTTACTTTCAACATTCGCGATTTTTTAGTTCTATCATAA
- a CDS encoding GNAT family N-acetyltransferase: protein MHFDDSDAVYVRELGIDDIAPVYHLGEELFTSDLYPYLYRCWDEWEVIGLYNTDPEYCLVAEADGHLAGFILGTIITKASWTYGYILWLGVSPKFQRRGVGDKLVDKVVSRMIEDGARFMLVDTDPANVPAVKFFTRKGFGNVRQHIFLSMNLSRHEYYGRLIDYEHQKAERAGYKRSRPAMRPRKTDGVAGEIALNTLVADAQTTEEQTPV from the coding sequence ATGCATTTTGATGATAGTGATGCGGTTTACGTCCGCGAATTAGGAATAGACGACATTGCCCCTGTGTACCACTTGGGCGAAGAGTTATTTACCAGCGATTTATATCCTTATCTATATCGTTGCTGGGATGAATGGGAGGTGATAGGACTTTACAACACCGATCCAGAATACTGCCTGGTTGCCGAAGCTGATGGGCATCTTGCAGGATTCATTTTGGGAACCATCATTACCAAAGCAAGTTGGACATACGGATACATTTTGTGGTTGGGAGTCAGCCCTAAGTTTCAACGTCGCGGCGTGGGAGATAAATTAGTTGATAAAGTTGTTTCACGCATGATAGAAGATGGGGCGCGATTCATGCTAGTAGACACAGATCCTGCCAATGTTCCTGCAGTGAAATTCTTTACCCGCAAAGGTTTTGGTAATGTGCGCCAACATATTTTCCTATCCATGAATCTTAGCAGGCACGAGTACTATGGCAGACTGATTGACTACGAACATCAAAAAGCTGAAAGAGCAGGTTATAAGCGTTCTCGTCCTGCTATGCGTCCCCGTAAAACTGATGGAGTCGCTGGTGAAATTGCCCTTAATACTTTGGTAGCTGACGCTCAAACGACTGAGGAACAAACTCCTGTTTAG
- a CDS encoding DUF6679 family protein, translating into MGMESKLKELIGLPNVWLFVKSSNGWLKNVEIMDVCHDTVTFRYEHESDTEKRMWEKTTRIDNIAEIEVRLLTLPKNDRQVQDIKNRLSKLLEQEEK; encoded by the coding sequence ATGGGTATGGAGAGTAAACTTAAAGAGCTTATTGGCTTGCCTAACGTGTGGCTTTTTGTCAAAAGCAGTAATGGCTGGCTAAAAAACGTAGAAATCATGGATGTCTGTCATGATACTGTAACATTCCGTTACGAGCACGAATCTGATACAGAAAAGAGAATGTGGGAGAAAACCACTCGAATTGACAATATTGCAGAAATAGAAGTTCGTTTGTTAACACTGCCAAAGAACGATCGGCAAGTGCAAGATATCAAAAACAGGCTTTCCAAGCTGTTAGAGCAGGAAGAAAAATAA
- a CDS encoding NB-ARC domain-containing protein, whose protein sequence is MNVLSAEFLEALAAKRGLSSSELEVFFLSVDGKSPTLIAKELGISAEAVRKRLSEVYKKFNVGGGGPGKIVKLQQVLQYEYQASTKTQEFVVQKRQDWGEAPSLCVFYGRTAELSVLKQWIVRDNCQLLALLGMGGIGKTALSVKLVDEVKDNFEYFIWRSLRNAPPVKELLANLIRFLSDEQETDLPDTVDGRLSLLIHYLRKHQSLLVLDNAETVLQGGDRAGDYREGYEGYGELLKRVGEESHQSCLILTSREKPKEFAPLEGETSPVRTLSLSGLGQTEGQKILQDKGLFGSEQEWTQLVEKYSGNPLALKLVAEPIRELFGGDIAVFMQQGEIIFGDTRNLLDQQFDRLSEQEKEIMYWLAIKRETISLEDLLDDIIRLVSKRELLEALESLRRRSLIEKSLALFTLQPVVLEYMTDKVVERVFQEIRTGEIALFMSHALIEATTKDYIRNTQTQLILQPIIDRLLTLFRTPKNLEKKLTQILAKLQARSPLEAGYAGGNILNMLCQLQTNLSDYNFANLTVWQAYLQGVNLHHVNFANSDLARSVFFEKLVSISSVVFSPNGKLLATGDADGKTHLWQVEGGKLLFTCAEHSGWIRSVTFSPDGEILASGSEDQTIKFWDVRTGESFKTLQGHTSRIWSVAFSPDGCLIASGSEDQTIKLWDVETGECLKTLQEKASRVWSVAFSPMGDTLASGSEDQTIKLWDVRTGKCLKTLEGHTSHIRSVAFHPVREASLQGFGDTLASGSEDQTIKLWNVRTGECLKTLQGHTNRIRSVIFSPDGCQIASSSDDQTVKLWNVRTGECLKTLQVSTSWVRSVAFSPVREASLQGFSYILASGSDDQTVKLWNVRTGQCLKTLQGSSSWVRSVAFSPDGCQIASSSEDQTVKLWDVQTGQCLKTLQGHTSWVRSVTFSPVCEASLQGFGSQLASSSDDKTVKLWDTRTGQCLKTLQGHTDRVWSVAFSSNGCTLATSSEDRTVKLWDVQTGQCLKTLQGHTSRIWSVAFSPNGCQIASSSEDQTVKLWDVQTGDCLRTLHGHTNRLWSVAFSPDGRQIASSSEDQTVKLWDVQTGECLRTLQGHTNRIRSVAFSPDSQILASGSDDLVVKLWDVCTGECLKTLHGHTNRVRSVAFSPDGLTLVSGGQDETIKLWNVLTGECFKTLRTFRPYEGMNITGVIGLTIAQKETLKALGAVEDVS, encoded by the coding sequence ATGAATGTACTTTCTGCTGAATTTCTGGAAGCTTTGGCTGCTAAACGAGGGTTGTCTAGCAGCGAACTAGAAGTTTTTTTTCTTTCCGTGGATGGAAAATCGCCAACCTTAATTGCCAAGGAACTGGGTATCAGCGCCGAAGCAGTGCGTAAAAGATTAAGTGAGGTGTATAAGAAGTTTAATGTCGGTGGTGGGGGACCTGGGAAGATAGTTAAGTTACAACAAGTTCTGCAATATGAGTATCAAGCATCTACTAAGACTCAGGAATTTGTTGTCCAAAAGCGACAGGATTGGGGTGAAGCACCGAGTTTGTGTGTCTTTTACGGACGGACAGCAGAACTGTCTGTGCTCAAGCAGTGGATTGTTAGGGATAATTGCCAACTTCTTGCATTATTGGGAATGGGAGGAATTGGCAAAACGGCTTTGTCGGTAAAATTAGTAGATGAAGTGAAAGATAATTTTGAGTACTTCATTTGGCGATCGTTACGCAACGCACCACCAGTCAAAGAACTTTTAGCCAACCTAATACGATTTTTGTCAGATGAGCAAGAAACTGATTTACCTGACACTGTAGATGGAAGACTCTCGCTGCTGATTCATTATTTACGAAAGCACCAAAGTCTTTTAGTACTGGATAACGCTGAGACAGTTTTGCAAGGGGGCGATCGCGCAGGCGACTATAGAGAAGGATATGAAGGTTACGGTGAACTGCTGAAAAGGGTAGGGGAAGAATCTCATCAAAGTTGCTTGATATTAACCAGTCGAGAAAAACCAAAAGAATTCGCACCTCTTGAAGGAGAGACATCACCAGTTAGAACGCTCTCATTATCTGGCTTGGGACAAACAGAAGGGCAAAAAATTCTTCAAGATAAAGGTTTATTTGGCTCCGAACAAGAATGGACACAACTGGTTGAAAAATATTCTGGCAATCCGCTAGCGTTAAAGTTAGTTGCTGAGCCAATTCGCGAGTTATTTGGCGGTGACATCGCCGTTTTTATGCAACAAGGAGAGATAATTTTTGGTGATACGCGCAATTTATTAGATCAGCAGTTCGATCGCTTGTCAGAGCAAGAAAAAGAAATCATGTACTGGCTGGCAATTAAGCGAGAAACAATTTCTTTAGAAGACTTATTAGATGATATTATACGTCTCGTTTCAAAAAGAGAATTACTAGAAGCATTAGAATCGTTACGGCGACGTTCTTTAATTGAAAAAAGTCTGGCACTATTTACGCTTCAACCAGTTGTACTAGAATACATGACCGACAAAGTAGTTGAACGAGTTTTTCAAGAAATCAGGACTGGTGAAATCGCGTTATTTATGAGCCATGCTCTTATTGAAGCGACTACAAAAGATTATATTAGGAATACTCAAACTCAACTGATACTTCAACCAATTATAGACAGGTTGTTAACTCTTTTTAGAACGCCTAAAAATCTGGAAAAAAAGCTGACTCAAATTTTAGCAAAACTACAGGCTCGATCGCCCCTAGAAGCAGGATATGCAGGCGGCAATATTCTCAATATGCTTTGTCAGTTACAAACTAATTTAAGCGACTATAACTTTGCCAATCTAACTGTTTGGCAAGCCTATTTACAAGGAGTTAATTTACATCATGTAAATTTTGCCAATAGCGATCTAGCAAGGTCTGTTTTTTTTGAAAAATTAGTTAGTATTTCATCAGTTGTATTTAGCCCAAACGGAAAACTTTTGGCTACAGGTGATGCTGATGGGAAAACTCATTTATGGCAAGTTGAAGGAGGAAAGTTACTTTTCACCTGTGCAGAACATAGTGGTTGGATCAGGTCAGTAACCTTCAGCCCCGATGGGGAGATCTTAGCAAGTGGAAGTGAAGACCAAACAATAAAATTCTGGGATGTTCGCACGGGTGAAAGCTTCAAAACCTTGCAAGGGCATACCAGTCGAATCTGGTCAGTTGCCTTTAGCCCTGATGGCTGTCTGATCGCCAGTGGAAGTGAAGACCAAACAATCAAGTTATGGGATGTCGAAACGGGTGAATGCCTCAAAACCCTACAGGAGAAAGCTAGCCGAGTCTGGTCAGTTGCTTTCAGTCCTATGGGTGACACTCTAGCAAGTGGAAGTGAAGACCAAACAATCAAGTTATGGGATGTCCGCACGGGTAAATGCCTTAAAACCTTGGAAGGACACACCAGTCATATCAGGTCAGTTGCCTTTCATCCCGTTCGCGAAGCTTCCTTGCAGGGGTTTGGTGACACTTTAGCCAGTGGAAGTGAAGACCAAACAATAAAATTATGGAATGTTCGCACGGGTGAATGCCTGAAAACTCTGCAAGGACATACCAATCGCATCAGATCGGTGATATTTAGTCCTGATGGTTGCCAGATAGCCAGTAGTAGTGACGACCAAACAGTGAAATTATGGAATGTTCGCACGGGTGAATGTCTGAAAACTTTGCAGGTCAGTACCAGCTGGGTAAGGTCAGTTGCCTTTAGTCCCGTTCGCGAAGCTTCCTTACAGGGATTTAGTTACATCTTAGCAAGTGGCAGTGATGACCAAACAGTGAAGTTGTGGAATGTTCGCACGGGTCAATGCCTCAAAACTTTGCAGGGAAGTAGCAGTTGGGTGAGGTCAGTTGCTTTCAGTCCTGATGGTTGTCAAATTGCTAGCAGCAGTGAAGACCAAACAGTGAAGTTATGGGATGTTCAAACGGGTCAATGCTTGAAAACCTTACAAGGGCATACTAGTTGGGTAAGGTCAGTTACCTTCAGCCCTGTTTGCGAAGCGTCCCTGCAAGGGTTTGGTTCCCAGCTCGCAAGTAGTAGCGACGACAAAACAGTGAAGTTATGGGATACTCGCACCGGTCAATGTCTGAAAACCTTGCAAGGGCATACCGATCGCGTATGGTCAGTCGCTTTCAGTTCTAATGGTTGTACTTTAGCTACCAGTAGTGAAGATCGAACAGTGAAGTTATGGGACGTCCAAACAGGTCAATGCTTGAAAACTTTGCAAGGGCATACCAGTCGCATATGGTCAGTTGCTTTTAGCCCTAATGGTTGCCAGATTGCTAGTAGTAGTGAAGACCAAACAGTGAAATTATGGGATGTTCAAACGGGTGATTGTCTGAGAACTTTACACGGACATACCAATCGACTTTGGTCAGTTGCTTTTAGTCCTGATGGTCGTCAGATTGCTAGTAGTAGTGAAGACCAAACAGTGAAATTATGGGATGTCCAAACGGGTGAATGTTTGAGAACTTTACAAGGGCATACAAATCGGATCAGGTCAGTTGCTTTCAGCCCGGATAGTCAAATTTTAGCTAGTGGTAGTGATGACCTAGTGGTGAAGTTATGGGATGTTTGCACGGGTGAATGCCTGAAAACTTTACACGGACATACTAATCGGGTAAGGTCGGTTGCGTTTAGTCCTGATGGTCTGACTTTGGTGAGTGGCGGTCAAGATGAGACTATTAAGCTGTGGAATGTATTGACAGGTGAATGCTTTAAAACTTTGCGAACATTTAGACCCTACGAGGGGATGAATATTACTGGGGTGATAGGTTTAACTATAGCTCAAAAAGAAACGTTGAAGGCTTTGGGGGCGGTGGAAGATGTTAGTTAA
- a CDS encoding single-stranded-DNA-specific exonuclease RecJ: protein MSVPQQQWILAQTGQPPESFIQAVKQYAPASGGHFAAQLLWQRGIQDEATLAAFVSPQAYQSASPFEFGQEMYLAVQRLELAWENNEQVAIWGDFDADGITSTAVLWDGLGQFFTQNKQLTYYIPNRITESHGLNSKGIENLARKGFQLIVTCDTGSTNIEEITYAKQLGIDIIVTDHHTLPAERPAVTAIVNPRYLPNTHPLFHLSGVAVAYKLVEALYQTLPSVPQRSSLEDLLDLVAVGLIADLVQLRGDCRHLAQMGIQRLQEDFKKTPEMRRRPGVGRLLELCQKNGDRPTDISFGLGPRINAVSRIQGDASFCVELLTSRDHKRVSELAEMTELANARRKSLQKDVTQQVEQKLARMDLSTTSVIVLEDPQWAVGVLGLVAGQVAQETGRPTILLSTEGVEMGDREKPATMSPPSPPLSPSSSPLLARGSARSANSIDLYQLVKEQAHLLHRFGGHPYAAGLSLPVENIPLFTEAINQQLRRSLAGTNLIPTLEADIAVTVADLGKELFLELKLLEPCGMGNPVPKLLIQNCWFENAWHRNQQDSRGKKVQYIKAEFDIRDDSTKNPFPGVWWGHYKDELPLGRCECIVELDYNTFKKRYEIRIVAVRSLQQSAFSQRSARILDWRNTSPSIPPSPNPPSSVPLLIEKCPTSWDDLRAWLKRSLYEGQPLALAWSKPNHKPPEQIWLTLVGLAKYLSRTHQPVTRIQLLEKLGIGDHPLLLGLRGLKYLGFRITRQDRAFIFAQHTNIESTLAETAIAQFLVAVREEQFQQQYFADVPLSTVEAIANSG, encoded by the coding sequence ATGTCCGTACCACAACAGCAATGGATTCTTGCACAAACTGGACAACCGCCCGAATCTTTTATTCAGGCGGTGAAACAATATGCTCCCGCATCAGGAGGACACTTTGCAGCACAGTTGTTATGGCAAAGAGGAATACAAGATGAAGCAACATTAGCTGCTTTTGTCAGTCCTCAAGCTTATCAATCGGCAAGCCCCTTTGAGTTTGGGCAAGAAATGTATTTGGCTGTACAACGGTTAGAGCTCGCTTGGGAAAACAACGAACAAGTTGCTATTTGGGGTGACTTTGATGCAGACGGTATTACCTCCACTGCTGTTTTATGGGATGGGTTGGGACAATTTTTTACCCAAAACAAGCAATTAACTTACTACATTCCGAATCGTATTACTGAATCCCATGGATTGAACAGTAAAGGAATTGAAAACCTAGCTAGAAAAGGTTTTCAATTAATTGTAACTTGTGACACGGGCAGTACAAATATAGAAGAAATTACTTATGCGAAACAGTTAGGTATAGATATTATTGTTACCGACCACCACACTTTACCAGCAGAACGTCCAGCAGTAACAGCGATCGTCAACCCGCGATATTTACCAAACACTCACCCACTGTTTCATCTTTCTGGTGTAGCTGTAGCTTATAAGTTGGTGGAAGCTCTTTATCAAACTTTGCCAAGTGTTCCACAAAGGTCTTCACTAGAAGATTTACTGGATTTAGTAGCCGTTGGGCTAATTGCGGATTTAGTCCAGTTGCGTGGAGATTGTCGCCACTTAGCACAAATGGGAATTCAGCGACTGCAAGAAGATTTTAAGAAAACACCTGAAATGCGGCGGCGTCCTGGAGTGGGACGCTTGTTGGAATTGTGTCAAAAAAATGGCGATCGCCCCACAGATATTTCCTTTGGATTGGGTCCAAGAATCAACGCTGTCAGCCGCATTCAAGGGGATGCAAGTTTTTGCGTGGAATTACTGACAAGTCGAGACCATAAAAGAGTCAGCGAACTTGCGGAGATGACAGAACTAGCTAATGCCCGCCGTAAATCTTTACAAAAAGATGTAACCCAGCAAGTAGAGCAAAAGCTAGCCAGAATGGACTTATCAACTACTAGCGTTATTGTCCTGGAAGACCCTCAATGGGCTGTAGGTGTTTTGGGATTGGTTGCCGGACAAGTCGCACAAGAGACAGGGCGACCAACTATTTTGTTAAGCACAGAAGGAGTGGAGATGGGAGACCGGGAGAAACCTGCTACCATGTCTCCCCCCTCTCCCCCCCTCTCCCCCTCTTCCTCTCCTCTTCTCGCCCGTGGATCTGCTCGTTCAGCTAACTCAATCGATTTGTACCAACTCGTCAAAGAACAGGCACATCTTTTACACCGTTTTGGAGGACACCCCTATGCAGCGGGATTAAGTCTTCCAGTAGAGAATATTCCATTATTTACAGAAGCAATCAACCAACAGTTACGACGATCTTTGGCAGGTACAAACCTCATACCAACCCTAGAAGCAGACATAGCGGTGACAGTGGCAGATTTGGGAAAAGAATTATTTTTAGAACTGAAACTGCTAGAACCCTGCGGAATGGGTAATCCCGTACCAAAACTTTTGATTCAAAACTGCTGGTTTGAGAACGCTTGGCATCGAAATCAGCAAGATTCGCGAGGAAAAAAAGTACAGTACATTAAAGCCGAGTTTGACATTCGGGATGATTCCACAAAAAACCCTTTTCCTGGGGTGTGGTGGGGACATTATAAAGATGAATTACCTCTAGGAAGGTGTGAGTGCATAGTCGAACTCGATTACAACACCTTTAAAAAACGTTACGAAATCCGAATTGTAGCAGTACGTTCCTTACAGCAATCGGCTTTCAGCCAGCGATCGGCACGTATACTCGATTGGCGTAATACCTCCCCCTCTATCCCTCCATCCCCCAATCCCCCCTCCTCCGTTCCCCTCCTTATCGAAAAATGTCCGACTAGTTGGGACGATTTAAGAGCGTGGTTGAAACGTTCCCTTTACGAGGGACAACCACTTGCACTTGCTTGGAGCAAACCAAACCACAAACCGCCAGAACAAATTTGGTTAACTCTGGTAGGGCTTGCCAAATACCTCAGCCGTACACATCAACCAGTCACTCGCATTCAGTTATTAGAAAAACTTGGTATCGGCGATCACCCATTACTTTTGGGGTTAAGAGGTTTAAAATATTTAGGTTTTAGAATCACGCGCCAAGATCGTGCTTTCATTTTTGCTCAACACACAAATATTGAATCAACCCTTGCAGAGACAGCCATTGCCCAATTTTTAGTCGCTGTCCGAGAAGAACAATTTCAGCAACAGTATTTTGCGGATGTGCCTTTATCTACAGTAGAAGCGATCGCAAACAGTGGTTAG
- a CDS encoding PD-(D/E)XK nuclease family protein yields MLTTHPQLLRLSQGQLNVLERCPRQFQHTYLEQLHSPSNPEHEERQILGSRFHLLMQQREMGLPVDALLKEDAQLQSWMTAFANAAPEILTPSSHTQSFRESEHYRTLQVQNYLLTVIYDLLIADKEQAQIHDWKTYPKPPLKSKLEQNWQTRLYMYVLAETSNYLPENISMTYWFVPSEDKLQSVKFVYSNFQHQQTANRLNQLLNRLTYWLERYYKGESFPQESDGSKACNYCQYTTRCNRTQAIFEQTSAIATPALAATTLLNIESIQEVSL; encoded by the coding sequence ATGCTGACCACTCACCCTCAACTATTACGACTGTCGCAAGGACAACTCAACGTGCTTGAACGTTGTCCCCGCCAATTTCAACATACTTACTTAGAACAACTTCATTCTCCCTCTAACCCAGAGCATGAGGAACGGCAAATTTTGGGTAGTCGCTTTCACTTGCTGATGCAACAGCGAGAAATGGGATTACCTGTTGACGCTCTCTTAAAAGAAGATGCTCAATTACAAAGCTGGATGACAGCTTTTGCTAATGCAGCACCAGAAATTTTGACGCCCTCCTCTCATACCCAATCCTTTCGTGAAAGCGAACATTACCGTACACTCCAAGTTCAAAATTATTTACTGACGGTTATCTACGATTTATTGATTGCAGATAAAGAGCAAGCACAAATCCATGACTGGAAAACTTATCCAAAACCCCCATTAAAAAGCAAATTAGAACAAAACTGGCAAACACGGCTCTATATGTACGTATTAGCTGAGACTAGCAATTATTTGCCAGAAAATATTTCCATGACATACTGGTTTGTTCCATCTGAAGATAAATTACAAAGTGTAAAATTTGTTTACAGCAACTTTCAACACCAGCAAACTGCCAACAGGCTGAATCAACTCCTAAACCGGTTAACATATTGGTTAGAACGTTATTACAAAGGAGAATCATTTCCCCAAGAATCTGACGGTAGCAAAGCCTGCAACTACTGTCAGTACACGACACGTTGCAATAGAACGCAAGCTATATTCGAGCAAACATCTGCGATTGCAACTCCTGCTCTAGCAGCTACAACCTTACTAAATATAGAGAGTATTCAAGAAGTTAGCTTGTAA
- a CDS encoding 2-hydroxyacid dehydrogenase, giving the protein MHQAKVFITRRLPTDLARLQQVAAIEVWEERQPPPYEVLLEKVKTVDGLLCLLSDRIDKQLIEAGTCLKVISQMAVGYDNIDIPTATAQKIPVGHTPGVLTDATADFAWALLMAAARRVVEADKLTRAGLWRTWEPDLLLGPNIAGATLGIVGLGRIGQAVARRAKGFDMRVLYTSKHRCQPELEQALGVEFVSFESLLQESDFVTIHTPLSDDTYHLFSDRQFELMKQSAILVNTARGGVVNQDDLYQALLQGQIAGAAIDVTDPEPIPIDSPLLTLDNLIIAPHIGSASRQTREKMANMAIANLIAGLKGEQLPYCVNPKVYG; this is encoded by the coding sequence ATGCACCAAGCCAAAGTCTTTATCACCCGCCGCCTTCCCACCGATTTAGCTCGACTGCAGCAAGTTGCGGCTATCGAAGTTTGGGAAGAACGCCAACCACCTCCTTATGAAGTTTTGCTGGAAAAGGTGAAGACAGTAGATGGCTTGCTTTGCTTGCTGAGTGACCGAATAGACAAACAACTCATAGAAGCCGGAACTTGTCTTAAAGTCATCAGCCAAATGGCAGTCGGCTACGACAACATTGACATCCCAACAGCCACCGCACAAAAGATTCCAGTCGGTCACACTCCCGGCGTATTAACAGATGCAACTGCTGATTTTGCGTGGGCATTATTAATGGCTGCTGCACGACGAGTTGTGGAAGCAGATAAGTTGACTCGTGCTGGTTTGTGGCGCACCTGGGAACCAGACTTGTTACTGGGGCCAAATATTGCAGGTGCTACCTTGGGAATTGTGGGATTGGGGCGTATCGGTCAGGCGGTAGCTCGTCGTGCTAAGGGGTTTGATATGCGGGTCTTGTATACTAGCAAACACCGATGTCAGCCAGAACTAGAGCAAGCCTTGGGTGTAGAGTTTGTCAGTTTTGAAAGTTTGCTGCAAGAATCAGATTTTGTAACAATTCATACTCCGTTATCTGATGATACTTACCATCTCTTTAGCGATCGGCAGTTTGAATTGATGAAGCAATCTGCCATTCTCGTTAACACCGCACGAGGAGGAGTTGTCAACCAAGACGATCTGTACCAAGCGCTTTTACAAGGTCAAATTGCAGGTGCAGCCATAGATGTTACCGATCCAGAACCAATTCCTATCGATAGCCCGTTACTCACGCTTGATAATCTCATTATTGCGCCTCACATTGGCAGTGCCAGTCGGCAAACAAGGGAAAAAATGGCAAATATGGCGATCGCTAACTTAATTGCTGGGTTGAAAGGCGAGCAATTACCTTATTGTGTCAATCCTAAAGTTTATGGCTGA